The Maridesulfovibrio salexigens DSM 2638 region GATGTTTCCCCGTGACTTGGAAGTAATAATAATTACTGTTTGCGATCCGTCAACCGGGAAAATCAATCGGTTATGCGTAATGAGAGAGCGAGTTTTGGAGTAACACAAATGTAAGCGGGGGAAAAGGGCAAAATAGGAGCTTATAGTGTGTAATTTAAAGTATTGAAAAATAAGAATAAATAATTGAAATTAATTATCAGTTAAATGCGTTTGCCAACGAAAAACCTCCTCGTTCGGTGTGTAATCGAAGCGAGGAGGTTAATTTTGCTGATTTGATTTATCTGAACTTTATTATGGTGCGATAGATACCTGTACCCGTCTATTCAATAGTTTGTTGTACTTAGTGGTGTTGGGAACCAGCGGATTGGATTCACCAAAACCAGTTGTTCCGATGCGTTGCGGCGCAATAGGAAAATTATCGGTCAGGTATTTTTTGACTGATTCAGCACGTTCCTTGCTCAATTTGAAGTTGTACTCCGGTGAAGCGTCAGAATCAGTGTGGCCGCCGATAACAATGCGCTTATCTTTGAGGCGGTCGCTGATCAGGGCTTTCCCCAGTTCATTCAACAGTGAGTATGATTCAGGTTTGATTTGGGATGAGTCCACATCAAATTGTACAGCAAGGTTGATTGAGCGAGGTTTGGATTGCGCTTTAGGAGCTTGAGTTGTTGACTGTACTGGGGCAGGTGCTGCTTTGGGAGTTGCATGCTTTGCAACAGGTTGCTCCTGCTGAGTTGGTGTACTTTGGGGTATTGTGTTTCCGTTCTGTGGCGGTGACTGCATCTGCACCATGTTGGGCATCAGGCCTGCAACCATGCCCTGATTGGTGTTCTCGTAGCGGGCCCATGAGGTTAAGGGTACAGCCATGTCTGAAGCAATAGCCTGTATGATTTTATAGAAAGCAGAGTCCGGCATACGGTGCTCCCGCTTTACGAATATAAAATCATCATCCATCTTTTTCTCAATGCGGCCGCTTTGTTCAAAGGAGCAGACCAGTTG contains the following coding sequences:
- a CDS encoding OmpA family protein; this encodes MKKYLLILLLALSACTHFEPQIATQSVYYQDAEVSLSQLMVYSRPEKPHYGPISALFYPFHVTQTMYKGSDWGQRVAKGIWQNWTGLQVFPSMVYDDNLIYRGLDEALFTARSRGYDLLVVGFVPYLYLGHTMDDSAVSVQVKIYETKRGQLVCSFEQSGRIEKKMDDDFIFVKREHRMPDSAFYKIIQAIASDMAVPLTSWARYENTNQGMVAGLMPNMVQMQSPPQNGNTIPQSTPTQQEQPVAKHATPKAAPAPVQSTTQAPKAQSKPRSINLAVQFDVDSSQIKPESYSLLNELGKALISDRLKDKRIVIGGHTDSDASPEYNFKLSKERAESVKKYLTDNFPIAPQRIGTTGFGESNPLVPNTTKYNKLLNRRVQVSIAP